GACGGCGAGGCGGTCGGCCTTGCCCGCCTTTTCGAGGGCGGCCTTCATCAGCCACATGTCGCCATAGGTCGAGATGACGTTCTGCGTCGCCCAGGGCTCTTTGTACTTGGCCTTCAGTTCGGCGATGATGTCCTCATGTCCTTTGCAGCCCCAGTTGGCGACGATGGTCATGATGCCCTGGACGACCTCCGGCGTGACGCTTTGCAGCATGTCCGGCTCGGCAATGGTGATGCTGAAGGACACGGTCGGAATCTTGCCCTGTCCGAGGCCGAATTCGTTGATCTTCTCCAGGCCGAGCTTGGCGTCGGAGACCGCGTTCGGCATGAACAGCAGCAGGTCCGGCCTCGCCGACCTGACTTTCTGGATCAGCGGGGTGGCGTCGGAGAGCGGCGGTGTCCAGACTTCCTCGACTACGAGCTGAAGGCCCTCCTGCGCGAGGAGTTTCTCCTTGAGCGCCTTGGCGGTTGCGACCGAGGTCGCCGTGTTGTCCATCAACATCGCCACGGTCTTCGGCCGTTTGCCGGAGGCGGTTTGTGCCAGCTTCATCAGTTCGGGCAAGCCGAGTTCGGATTGCACGCTGGCGGGCGCGGCCGTCTGGAAAATAAACTGGAAGCCGCGGTCGGTCAGCAGGTCCGAATAGGACAGCGTTAGCACGGGCAGTTGCGCGCGTTCCGTTACCTCGGTCACCGCCAGCGTGAAAGAACTCAGGTAGGATCCGGTCGCCGCGACCAGATCGGTTTCCTGGGCGACCATGCGCTGCGCTGCGTTCTTGGCCTTTTCCGTGGTATCGCCGCAATCGATCACGACAAGCTTCATCTTCGCGCCGCCGAGCGATTTGATGCCGCCTTGCGCGTTGATGTGCTCGATGCCCATCTCGGCGCCCATGCGCATCACCTGACCCGGTCTTGTGTAGATGCCCGACAGCGGCACGATCAGGCCGACTTTGACCTCGGCCGGCTGCTGCGCGCGCGCCACTGTCGACAGGCCGATGGCGGCCGCACCTGAGAGCACGGTTCTCCGCGTCAGCGACGTCTTCGAGATCTTGTCGGATGCGTTATCCTGGCCCATTTTCGTTCTCCCAATGGTGTTGTTTGTTGGTTACATGCCGAGATAGGCCTTGCGAATGCGATCGTCCGCCCGCAAGGTTTGGTTGTTGCCTTCGAGTGCGACGCGGCCGGCTTCGAGCACGTAGCCGTGGTCGGCGGATTCGAGTGCCTCCGCCACGCGCTGTTCGACCAGCAGGATTGTCAGGTTTGATTGCCGGCGGATTTCGATCAGCCGTTCGAAGATGAAGTCGGCGGTCGTGGGCGCGAGGCCCATCGAGGGTTCGTCCAGCATCAGGAGTTTGGGCGAGGAGGCGAGGCCGCGGCCGATCGCCAGCATCTGTTGCTGTCCGCCCGAGAGCGTGCCCGCGAACTGCGCGCGGCGCTCGGCGAGGATGGGCAGCCATTCGAAGATGCGCTCGATGTTGTGTTTCCAGTCGCGCTGGCCGGCCTCGGTCATCGCGCCCATTTCGAGGTTTTCCATCACCGTCAGCGAAGCAAACACCTGACGGCCCTCCGGGACGTGGGCGATGCCGAGATGCGCGCGTTGCGCCGGCCGGATTGACAGCAGGTCGTGGTCTTCGAAGGTGATCGTCCCCGCGCTCGGACGCACGATGCCGGAGATCGTCTTGAAAAGGGTGGTCTTGCCGGCGCCGTTCGGTCCGACGATGGCGACGAACTGGCCTTCCTCGACCTTGATCGAGACGCCGTTCAAAACGGGGATCGCGGAATAGCCTGATGTCAACCCTTCAATGCGGAGCATGGGCCATCCACTTCTTGCCGAGATAGGCCTCGATGACGCGGCTGTCGCGGGTGACCGCTTCCGGCTCGCCCTCGACGATGACGGCGCCGTGGTCGAGCACCAGGAAGCTGTCGACCAGGCGGACCATCGCCTGCATGGTGTGTTCGATGATCGCGATCGTCATGCCGTCGCGGGCCAGCCGCTGAATTACGGCTACGACCTCGTTGGCTTCGTCGTGGCCGAGGCCTGCGAGCGTCTCGTCGAGCAACAGGATGCGCGGCTGTCCGGCCAGAGCGCGGGCGAGCTCCATCAGACGCAATTCCTTGGTCGTGAGTTCGCCGGCGATGCGGTCGGCGATTTCGGACAGGCCGACGCGGGCAATCGCGTCAGTCGCCAGTTGCCTTGCCTCGGCATCGGTCTTGGCGCGGACATATGCCCCGACCACGACGTTGTCCGAGATCGACATGCGCAGGAACGGGCGCATGATCTGGAAGGTGCGGCCGATGCCGGCCTCGCATAGCTCATGCGGCTTGCGGCCGGACATCTCGCGTCCGTCGAGCAGGATTTGCCCCGTGCCGGGCCGCAGGAATCCATTCAGCAGGTTGAACAGCGTGGTCTTGCCGGCACCGTTGGGGCCGATGATCCCGAGAATTTCGTTTCGCCGCAGCTTGAAGCTGACATTCTGAACGGCTTTCAATCCGCCGAAGGAGCGCGACAGGTTACGCACCTCGAGGACGACATCGCCTGTCCCGGCGGACCGCTTGGGCCGCAGTGGCACGAGTTCGGCGGAGGCGGCGGCGGTCGTGATGTCCGATTTGCCCGGGCTCGCCGTAACCGGCGCCGCCGCTCGCTTGCGCATGAAGTCGCGTATTTTCCAGAACAGGCCCTCGGGCGCGAGCAGGATGACGCATATGATGGCGAGGCCGTAGATCACCCCCTGAATGCCGGGAAAGCGCGAGCCCGCTTCGGCGTTGAGCGTTTCGGCCAACGGGATCAGGATCACCGATCCGATCACCGGCCCCCAGACCGTTCCGACCCCGCCGAACATGGCGACCGTCAGCGCCTGCGCCGACACCAGCATGCCGAATACGGATTGCGGGGTCACCACCAGCAGCACGACCGCGTAAAATCCGCCAACCGCTCCGGCGATGGCGCCGCTGAGAGTGACGGCCCGGAGCTTCCAGGCCAGTGCGTTGATCCCTGCGGCTTCCGCGGCGGCCTCGTTCTGCTTGATCGCCAGCAGCGCCATGCCGAAGCGCGACCGTTCGACTGCCCGCGTCAGCAGGATCGTGGCGAGCATCAGCGCCAGCGCCAGCAGCGTGTAGAGACGGTGATCGGCGAATTGCATATAGGCGATCGGATTGTCGCGCTTGATTGGCAGCGTAACTTCCTGCAGGCCAAGCCATTCGAATACATAGAGAATGGCGAGCGGATAGGCGAGCATCGCCAGCGCGAAGTAGTGACCCTGCAGGCGGAAGGTGGGAAAGCCGATCAGCAATCCGGCGATGCCGCCAAGGATGGCTGCGATCGGGATCATGATCCATGGCGACAGATCGAAATGGATCTGGCCGAGCACGACGGCATAGGCGCCGACGCCGAAGAAGGCGGCGTGACCGAACGAGATCAATCCGGTGTATCCGCTGAGCAGGTTCCACGACAGGCCGAATATCGCCCAGACCGGAACCAGCGTCATCACAAGCTGGTAATAGGAATTGGTCACGCTCAGCGACACCACCGCATAGAGGGCGGTGAAAACAATGATAGGCAGCAGCGAACGCCATCCGCGCATGGTCATGTCCTCTCGACCATGCGCCCGAAGAAGCCCTGCGGACGGAAGAAGATGATCAGAAGAAACACGACGAAGATCGCGGCGTTCTGCAATTGCGTCGGCAGGATCAGCGTCGACATCTGCTGGACCAGGCCGATCGTCATGCCGCCCCAGAAGGCACCGACAATGCTGCCCATGCCGCCGAGCACGACGCCGGCATACATGACGATGACGTATTCGACGCCGACAAAGGGGTGAAATGGATAGTTGGTGGCGAGCAGGCCGCCGGCAATGGCGGTGATACCGGTGCCGAGCGCGAAGGCAATTCGGTGCGCGCGGTCGACGTCAATACCCATATAAGTCGCCGCGGTGGGGTTGTCGGCCGCGGCGCGCAGCGACTTTCCGATCCGTGACCGCGTGATCAACAGCGTCAGCAGCAGCATCGTCACCAGCGAAACGACCGCGTCTATCCCGCGCGCCTTGTTGACGAAGACGCTGATGTCGTTGAACAGGGGTCCAAGCTCCCAGGCCGAGCTCGACAGCGGCGTGCGGATCGAGGCCAGCACCGAACCGAATACGAGCAAGCCGCCGTTCTGCAGGATCAGCGCGATCCCAAGCGTCAGAATGAGCTGGGCATAATGACCCTCTCCCTCGAGCGAAGAGGTGCGCGTGCCTGATACGCGCGAGATCAGGGTGAGGTGGACGAAATAGCCGAAGACAGCGAGCACCGGGCCGGCCAGCACGATTGCGACGAACGGCCCGAAAGTGTTGCCGAAAGTGGCCTGCACGCCGAGCGCGGTGAAGAAATAGAACGCCGTGTACATGCCGAGCATCATGAAATCGCCCTGGGCGAAATTGATCACGCGCATGACGCCGAAGATCAGCCCGAGTCCAACGCACATCAGGCCGTAGACCGCGCCGATCAAAAGTCCGGCGGACAACGCTTGCAGGAAACCTTCCAGCGCCTGGGTCACCGGAGACCTCGCGCGGAGAGGGAGTATCCATGTCTCGGACCGGCGATAGATATGGCCTCGTCGGCCGTCCCCGGTTTGAACATTGTGCCCCCCATTTTTCGTTTGTCGTTATCGATCATGACGCTGGCCGCAGCCGCTGTTCGGTTGGCTCGAGTCGGCACCGGGCGGCGATGACGCGGCTGTCCGGAAGCGATGCGCAATCGTCGACGAGTTCTTCCAGATGCCGTGCGCGCTTGTCGCCGATGACATCGGAAGCAGCTTGCCGAAACCGGGCACGGATTTCCTCCGGCGTCGCGGCAACGACATTCTCGAGACGCTGATGGATGGTCTTCCCGTCGCGCAGGCCGACAAGGACCTCGGCGCCCTGGTTGGCCGGGAACGCAGCCGTGAGATCAGCGGCGCTTTGCAGATCGGTCCGTTCGACGAGGCGGAGAATCCGGATATCGTCGACTTGCGCGTAGTTGTCTTCTTCGAGCGCACCGCGCGCGAGTACAGCAGCGACGCTGAAGGGAATGCTCATCTTGGCTTGCAACGCATTGTGAAATGGCCCCCTGGAATCGCAGCCGGGGTAGCGGGCCGCCGCATCCGGGACACGGATCGAAACGGTGGCGATGTCGTCCAATGTCCCGAGTTCGCGCGCGGCGCGCAGGGCTGCCTGCGCCGCGGTCTGCGCGAAATTGCAGGCGGGAGCCGGCTTGTTGTAGACGGCCATGATCTCGGGATGCGGGCCGGTGAACAAACGGATCTCAGGTGGAGCAGCCTGTCGGCGGAAGGCGGCGAACAATCCGGCCTCGCCCTCAAGGATCGTTTCCGAAGCGCGCGCGCCGGCCTCGGCCAGTTCGATCGCGGCGATCGCATTGCGGGCGGCAAAACCGGGATGGAAATACATTTCGGAGCCGCCAGCGCGTGGCCATTCGTTCAGGCCGGACGATGTGTTGGCGGCAATGGCCATCGCGCTGGTTGCGGCATCTTCACTAAGGCCGCGCGCGCAGCTTCCCGCCAACGCGGCGCCCAGCGGCGCCACAAGGCCGGTTGGCCGGTAGAGACGGGCGAGGTCGACAGTAAAGAGCGCGCGGCCGATCTGTGCGCCGGTCTCGTAACCGATGATCGCGGCTGCAAGGAACGTCGCACCGGATAGCGGTGCGCGTTCCGACAGAGCAAGCAGGGTCGGCCAGATCACCACGCCATGGTGACAGATGCTGGCGGCGTGCATGTCTTCGCGCACCAGGCCGTGGCCCATGGTGGCGTTGGCGAAAGCCGCGTCGCCCGGCGAGGCGAGGGTGCGGGTGCCGATGACGGTAGCGCCGCCTTCAACCTCGCGCGCGATGCCGATCGCCTGGCGGCTCCACGGGTGGTTGCGCGCCTCGAAGGCACAGGAGAGAAAATCCAGCAGGCAGATTTTCGCCTTGGCGACGACTTCGGCATCGAAGCGACCGGGATCGACGGCAAGCGCAGCGCGCGCTAGCGCACGCGCCAGTGAAACTTCGCCTGCAGTTGATCCGATCGTCATGGCAATCGCCCCTCGCGCGACGGCGGCCCGGGTCTAGCCGCGCATCTCCACGCCGGCCCATTCCTCCAGCACCTTCGCGATCGAGGTGAAGTCGGATGAGGCCCCATATTTGGCGTTGGTGATGGCAAGCATCTGCCGGACCACGGAACCGCAGACCATCGGAACACCCATCGCCTCGGCTTCGTCGACGCAGAGCCGCACATCCTTGTAGGAGAGGCCGGTGGTAAATCCGAAATCGAAGGTGCCGGGAAGCACGGCGCGGGGGAATTTATCTTCCGAAGCGCTGTTGCGCCCGCTGCTGGCGTTGATGATGTCGATCAGCACCTTGGCATTGACGCCGCCCTTGACGCCCATCGCCACCGCTTCGGAGGTGATCACCAGCGCTGCGGCCGCCATCAGATTGTTGGCGAGTTTCGCCGTCTGTGCCGTGCCGGGTTTGTCGCCGGTGTAAAACAGCTTTCCAAAATGTTTCAGGATCGGTTCAACCCTGTCATAGGTCGCCTTCGGGCAGGACACCATCACCGCGAGCGTGCCGTTGACCGCGCCCTTGATGCCGCCGCTGACCGGCGCATCGACCAGCGTCAGGTTCCGAGCTTCGAATCCCTTCGCAATCAATTTGGCGGCGCCGGGCCCGGTGGTGGATAAATCGATCAGCACCGTGGCGCGGTTTCCGGCAACGATTCCATCGGGTCCAAGCGCGACCGCCTTGACGATATCGGGAGTGGGCAGGCTGGCCAGCACGATATCCGCGCTCGACGCGACTTCGGCGGGCGATTTCGCGAGCCGTGCGCCGCGCGCAACCAGCGCCTTGGTCGCTTCGCTCTGCGAATCGTAAATGCACAGCGAATAGCCGGCGTCGAGCAGGCGTCTTGCCATCGGTCCACCCATGCGGCCCGTGCCGACAAAGCCGATTGTTTCTGCTGCCATGGTTCACTCCCTGTCGCGCCGCAAGCACGGGCGCTTTCTTGTTCTTGCCGCGCCAAGGTTCCCCGGTCGCGTTTCGCCGAATTTCAAGATTGTCAGTCAATCTGTCAAGCATAAGATTTCTGTCGACAGGCCATGTCGCGCCGGAATAGGGTCGGAAAAACAAAGATCCGAGGAATTCGCTCAGTGCGGCAAGATGAAGCGCAAGGCGCCGGCACAATGCTCGCCGATTTCGTTGCCGGCACGGTGTGGGCGGATGTCGCCGCGCAAGATCACGAAGCGAAACGCTCGATCCTGAACTTCTTCGCGACCGCGATGGGGTCGGCGAACGACCCGGCCGTCACCGCTGCATTGCGCACGTTATTGCCGTTCAGCGGCGCTGCGACATCCGCGGTCATCGGCCGACCGGAGCGGCTCGATGCGCTGGGCGCGTCGTTCCTCAACGCGATATCGGCCAATCTGCTCGATTTCGACGACACCCATCTGGACACCATCATTCATCCGGGGGCGCCCGTTGCGGCGCCGGTGCTGGCATTGGCGCAAGCGCGGCGGCTTTCGGGGCGGGCTGTACTCACGGCATTCATTCTCGGCGTGGAGGTGGAATGCCGCGTCGGGAACGCGGTGTCTCCGGGACATTATGCGCGCGGCTGGCACATCACCTCGACTTGCGGCGTATTCGGTGCGGCCGCAGCCTGTGCGAAACTGCTCGAGCTCCCGGCGGACCAGATTTCAAATGCGATCGGAATTGCCGCCAGCCAATCGGCCGGCATCGTCGAGAACCTGCCCAGCGCCGCCAAGAATGTCAGCGTCGGCAACGCGGCGCGCAACGGCCTGTTTGCGGCATTGCTCGCGGCAGAAGGCTATGCGGCATCGCCACGGGCCATTGAGGGACCGCTCGGCTGGGCCCGCGCCATGGGCGACGAACCCGATATTGCGCGCTTGACGGGCGGTCTCGGCAAGAGCTGGGAGATCGCGAAGAATACCTACAAGCCCTATCCGGCGGGCATCGTGTTTCATGCAGTGATCGATGCCTGCTTCAATTTGCGGGCGAAGCTGAACCGGCGCATCGATGATATCGCTGATATCACGGTGCAGGGCTCGGCGCTCCTGCTGGCGCGCGGCGATCGGCCGGTTCGCAACGAACGCGATGCACGGGTCAGCATTCATCATTGCGCCGCCTGTGCCCTGCTGCTGGGCTCGGCCGGCGTTCCCGAATTCGCGGACGCGATCGTATTCCGGCCGGACATCGTGTCACTGCGCCGGAAGGTGAGGGCGGGGCTCGACGCTTCGCTTCCGGACGGTGCCGCGCGCGTCATTATCCAACTGACGTCGGGAGAGACGTTCAGCGAGATCGTAATGGCTGCAAAGGGCAGCCTTGCTGATCCGCTGTCGGACCGCGACATCGAAGCGAAACTGCGCGATTGTGCGCGGCTGGGCGGAACCGATTGGGACATCGACCGCGTTATCGACGATGTCTGGTATCTTGACACGCTTGCGGACGTATCGAGCCTGTTGAGGGCGCACGGCTGAGCCTCGCGGCCTTGAAAGAAGTACTCAAACAACGAAAGGAACCAGTGATGAGCGAATTGTTCGACAAGGGATTGAAGGTCCGCAAGGAAGTGCTGGGCGAAGATTACGTCAACAAATCCATCGCAGGCGCCGACGAATTCACCCGGACGATGGCGGAGTGGTCGACCGAGTTTTGCTGGGGCGCGTTGTGGACCCGGCCGGGTCTAGACCGCCGTACCCGCAGCATCGTCAATCTGGCGATGCTCGGAGCGCTGAATCGGCCTCACGAACTGAAGCTGCACGTCAAGGGAGCGTTGAAGAACGGCCTCACCAAGGACGAGATCAAGGAGATATTGCTTCAGGTTGCAGTGTATTGCGGCATCCCCTCGGGAATCGATGCGTTCCGAAACGCGCGCGAGGCGTTCAACGAGGTCGACGCAAAGTGATGAATTACCGCTCTATCAGGAAATAGCATGACCGAGCAGGAGTACGAGCTCTTCGCTATCCGCTACGCTACCCGCGATGCGCGGCGCAGCGAGCATTTCATCGGTGGCGATCCGCACGACGGCCCGATGCCAATGGACTATTTCATGTGGCTGGCAAGAGGAGGAGGCCGTACGTTCGTCATCGACACGGGATTCAACGCGGAAGTAGCTTCCAGGCGGAAGCGGACGTTCCTGCGCTGTCCGGTGGAGACGCTCGGCGCGTTCGGCATCGATGCAGCCGCGGTCGAGGATGTCATCCTCACCCATCTGCATTACGATCATGTGGGCAATTTCGACCGGTTTCCGAATGCGCGATTCCATCTCCAGGAGCGCGAGCTTGCGTATGCCACGGGACGCTTTATGCGATATCCGGGGTTGTCGCATTCGTTCGAGGTCGAAGACGTCTGCGGGATTGTGCGGCTCAACTATGCGCGCCGAGTTCTTTTCTACGATGGCGACGCCGAACTCGCTCCCGGCCTCTCGATCCATGCGGCAGGCGGCCATTCGGCCGGGCTTCAGTTCGTTCGCGTCAGAACCCGCCGGGGGTTCGTCGTGCTGGCCTCCGACGTCAGTCATTTCTACGAGAACATG
This portion of the Bradyrhizobium sp. AZCC 2262 genome encodes:
- a CDS encoding MmgE/PrpD family protein, coding for MTIGSTAGEVSLARALARAALAVDPGRFDAEVVAKAKICLLDFLSCAFEARNHPWSRQAIGIAREVEGGATVIGTRTLASPGDAAFANATMGHGLVREDMHAASICHHGVVIWPTLLALSERAPLSGATFLAAAIIGYETGAQIGRALFTVDLARLYRPTGLVAPLGAALAGSCARGLSEDAATSAMAIAANTSSGLNEWPRAGGSEMYFHPGFAARNAIAAIELAEAGARASETILEGEAGLFAAFRRQAAPPEIRLFTGPHPEIMAVYNKPAPACNFAQTAAQAALRAARELGTLDDIATVSIRVPDAAARYPGCDSRGPFHNALQAKMSIPFSVAAVLARGALEEDNYAQVDDIRILRLVERTDLQSAADLTAAFPANQGAEVLVGLRDGKTIHQRLENVVAATPEEIRARFRQAASDVIGDKRARHLEELVDDCASLPDSRVIAARCRLEPTEQRLRPAS
- a CDS encoding ABC transporter ATP-binding protein → MLRIEGLTSGYSAIPVLNGVSIKVEEGQFVAIVGPNGAGKTTLFKTISGIVRPSAGTITFEDHDLLSIRPAQRAHLGIAHVPEGRQVFASLTVMENLEMGAMTEAGQRDWKHNIERIFEWLPILAERRAQFAGTLSGGQQQMLAIGRGLASSPKLLMLDEPSMGLAPTTADFIFERLIEIRRQSNLTILLVEQRVAEALESADHGYVLEAGRVALEGNNQTLRADDRIRKAYLGM
- a CDS encoding branched-chain amino acid ABC transporter ATP-binding protein/permease, giving the protein MTMRGWRSLLPIIVFTALYAVVSLSVTNSYYQLVMTLVPVWAIFGLSWNLLSGYTGLISFGHAAFFGVGAYAVVLGQIHFDLSPWIMIPIAAILGGIAGLLIGFPTFRLQGHYFALAMLAYPLAILYVFEWLGLQEVTLPIKRDNPIAYMQFADHRLYTLLALALMLATILLTRAVERSRFGMALLAIKQNEAAAEAAGINALAWKLRAVTLSGAIAGAVGGFYAVVLLVVTPQSVFGMLVSAQALTVAMFGGVGTVWGPVIGSVILIPLAETLNAEAGSRFPGIQGVIYGLAIICVILLAPEGLFWKIRDFMRKRAAAPVTASPGKSDITTAAASAELVPLRPKRSAGTGDVVLEVRNLSRSFGGLKAVQNVSFKLRRNEILGIIGPNGAGKTTLFNLLNGFLRPGTGQILLDGREMSGRKPHELCEAGIGRTFQIMRPFLRMSISDNVVVGAYVRAKTDAEARQLATDAIARVGLSEIADRIAGELTTKELRLMELARALAGQPRILLLDETLAGLGHDEANEVVAVIQRLARDGMTIAIIEHTMQAMVRLVDSFLVLDHGAVIVEGEPEAVTRDSRVIEAYLGKKWMAHAPH
- a CDS encoding MmgE/PrpD family protein; protein product: MRQDEAQGAGTMLADFVAGTVWADVAAQDHEAKRSILNFFATAMGSANDPAVTAALRTLLPFSGAATSAVIGRPERLDALGASFLNAISANLLDFDDTHLDTIIHPGAPVAAPVLALAQARRLSGRAVLTAFILGVEVECRVGNAVSPGHYARGWHITSTCGVFGAAAACAKLLELPADQISNAIGIAASQSAGIVENLPSAAKNVSVGNAARNGLFAALLAAEGYAASPRAIEGPLGWARAMGDEPDIARLTGGLGKSWEIAKNTYKPYPAGIVFHAVIDACFNLRAKLNRRIDDIADITVQGSALLLARGDRPVRNERDARVSIHHCAACALLLGSAGVPEFADAIVFRPDIVSLRRKVRAGLDASLPDGAARVIIQLTSGETFSEIVMAAKGSLADPLSDRDIEAKLRDCARLGGTDWDIDRVIDDVWYLDTLADVSSLLRAHG
- a CDS encoding ABC transporter substrate-binding protein, coding for MGQDNASDKISKTSLTRRTVLSGAAAIGLSTVARAQQPAEVKVGLIVPLSGIYTRPGQVMRMGAEMGIEHINAQGGIKSLGGAKMKLVVIDCGDTTEKAKNAAQRMVAQETDLVAATGSYLSSFTLAVTEVTERAQLPVLTLSYSDLLTDRGFQFIFQTAAPASVQSELGLPELMKLAQTASGKRPKTVAMLMDNTATSVATAKALKEKLLAQEGLQLVVEEVWTPPLSDATPLIQKVRSARPDLLLFMPNAVSDAKLGLEKINEFGLGQGKIPTVSFSITIAEPDMLQSVTPEVVQGIMTIVANWGCKGHEDIIAELKAKYKEPWATQNVISTYGDMWLMKAALEKAGKADRLAVADAFRTLDGGPAKYYPGGQLKFDEKGRRVGAGVVIVQWQNGIPVTVFPSELAQSSPFWPKKS
- a CDS encoding branched-chain amino acid ABC transporter permease, with translation MTQALEGFLQALSAGLLIGAVYGLMCVGLGLIFGVMRVINFAQGDFMMLGMYTAFYFFTALGVQATFGNTFGPFVAIVLAGPVLAVFGYFVHLTLISRVSGTRTSSLEGEGHYAQLILTLGIALILQNGGLLVFGSVLASIRTPLSSSAWELGPLFNDISVFVNKARGIDAVVSLVTMLLLTLLITRSRIGKSLRAAADNPTAATYMGIDVDRAHRIAFALGTGITAIAGGLLATNYPFHPFVGVEYVIVMYAGVVLGGMGSIVGAFWGGMTIGLVQQMSTLILPTQLQNAAIFVVFLLIIFFRPQGFFGRMVERT
- a CDS encoding N-acyl homoserine lactonase family protein; this translates as MTEQEYELFAIRYATRDARRSEHFIGGDPHDGPMPMDYFMWLARGGGRTFVIDTGFNAEVASRRKRTFLRCPVETLGAFGIDAAAVEDVILTHLHYDHVGNFDRFPNARFHLQERELAYATGRFMRYPGLSHSFEVEDVCGIVRLNYARRVLFYDGDAELAPGLSIHAAGGHSAGLQFVRVRTRRGFVVLASDVSHFYENMASERPFTTALHIGEMLEGFDKLLKLAPDESHVIPGHDPLVMKLYPAPSPELERIVVRLDVPPSRPAPLRADYRSGTS
- a CDS encoding carboxymuconolactone decarboxylase family protein → MSELFDKGLKVRKEVLGEDYVNKSIAGADEFTRTMAEWSTEFCWGALWTRPGLDRRTRSIVNLAMLGALNRPHELKLHVKGALKNGLTKDEIKEILLQVAVYCGIPSGIDAFRNAREAFNEVDAK
- a CDS encoding NAD(P)-dependent oxidoreductase, with the translated sequence MAAETIGFVGTGRMGGPMARRLLDAGYSLCIYDSQSEATKALVARGARLAKSPAEVASSADIVLASLPTPDIVKAVALGPDGIVAGNRATVLIDLSTTGPGAAKLIAKGFEARNLTLVDAPVSGGIKGAVNGTLAVMVSCPKATYDRVEPILKHFGKLFYTGDKPGTAQTAKLANNLMAAAALVITSEAVAMGVKGGVNAKVLIDIINASSGRNSASEDKFPRAVLPGTFDFGFTTGLSYKDVRLCVDEAEAMGVPMVCGSVVRQMLAITNAKYGASSDFTSIAKVLEEWAGVEMRG